A segment of the Neochlamydia sp. S13 genome:
CAAGCTATGAATCCTACCTGGGTGAATGAAGTAGACCCTCGGTTAGCCTCTTATTTTTCTAATGAGCAAGTGTTACAAATTAATCAACCTTGCCCTTTGCCCTATTTAGACATTGACCAACTAGAATTACTGGATGCATCGTTGGCCTCCTATCTTGACTTATTCCAGATTGCTAAATTATCGGCCTCCCATCGTCACTTAATTCAAACTTTAATAGATGTAGAGCAAATTTGCCACCTGTCTAAAGAGGGCCTGGCAGAACTTTCAGTCGAGCAAGTAAAGAAAATTTCTTGTCGCGAGACATTATTGCGTCTAAATAAAAAATTTTATCCCTATCTTTTAGCCAAGCAAATTGCTTTATTACAGCCTGAACATGCTTTAGATCAAGAAATTATTAATGCATTAGATGAAACCCAAGTACAGGGAGTGGCTCCTTTGCAGCTTATACTTTTCCTTCCTTATCTAAATCTTGAGGCTTTAAGAAGTGTAAATCCTTTAGTAATAGGAGAGGCTCAAGGAATGACGGTAGAGACTTTTAAGAAGCTTACCTCTCTTCAAATACAAAGTTTTTTAAGTAGGAAAACCTTGCGACCTAAAGATTTGCTCAAGGCTTTAAAAAATTTGCTTCCTTCTCAATGGGGGGAGATGGAGGAAGTGTTTATCAAAACTTTCTTTTCCAATCAACCAAGAGAAGTCATTAAATATGTGCCCAAGCAAAAAGTGCGATTCTTATCTAAAGAAGCCTTATTAATCTGGTATGATGCTGATAAAAAAATTAATAAACAGCGCGATACTGTGATAGGTGTGATGGCCATTTTATTTTATCCTCTAGTCATCCTAAGCGCTGTAATGTTTGTCTTATTTGCTACTCCTAAGCGCTCTGTTGCAAGACAATCTTTTTGTCAAATGGCTCTTTCACCCTTACGTATTCTCTCTCCAGAAAGTTATTATCGCTTCATTAGCTCCTTCAAGTAAAGTCTCTCTTCAAAAAGCTAACTTACTATTTAAGTTTTTTAATAAAGCCCTTTACATGTTATATAAAAATTTTTTCTAACAAGCGATGGTTTGGATAAAATGCAGGAATATCTAAAAAACTTTTTTGAATTTTATAGCCGGGGAGACCTAGTAGCTGCTGTAAGCCAGATTATCTACTCTCCGGAGCCTACCTATGATACCCTTCAACCTGCTAACGAATGGGTAAAGCAGGTAATCAATTTTGTAGATGCGGCAGTTTTTGGCAAAAGTCTAGAAGCTAGATATCAATTAATGCTTATAAATCATTTGAAGCAAGATCATCCTCCCCTGTATGAGAAAGCTATTAATGATTTAAAAGTGGAAGAAAGTTTCTTATTGTTTCTTCTCTCTTTTGCTTGCCAGGAAAAAGAACCTTCTGGTCTTGGTAAAAATGCTCCTCCTTTCCTTGAAAAAATTTTTCAAGCTGAACAAGGAAGGATACCTTTATCCCCTGAAGCTATCAAAGAAATTTTAGTTTTAGTCCCCAACAATTTTAAAACCCTATTTGAATTTCATCTACGTATGGCCGCTGGATGGCAACACCTTCTTCAATGTAAATCTTCTTATCTTTTAAGTCTTAATTGCCAATATGGGGAGGCTCATCCTTGGTATCCTTTACAATATTCTTTATTTCCTCCCTCTTTGGAAGAGCTGCCTTTAGATAGAATTCCTGTAATTTTTTTTGAGCCATTAAAGGAAGATTTAACAAATTTTTTGGAAAAGTTTAAAGAATGCCCAGCGGTTTTTGCTTTTACTTCCCTAGCTATTTTTTTTCAAATGCTGCAGTTTCCAGCTTTTGTGCAAGCGGCAGGGGAAGCTCATCATCTTATTTATATTTTAGAGTTTTACCCTCATGCACAAATAAGCTTTCAAAATTTTAAAGATTTCTTAGGCAAAGAATTTTACCCCATTTTTTTTATTCCTACTTCTCATTTGCGTGTGTATGCTCCCGCGCTGATGCAGGCTTTACAAGCTTGTTTTTCCCAACCTTATTCTGAATTTAATGTGGATACCCCGCTAGGCAATGGGCTATACGAAATTGCCAAACGCCTACGGTTCTCTATTCAACAAGACCGTTTAGGCTTTAGTCGCCTGCCTGCTTTATATATGCGAGAGGGACAGCTTAAGTGGTATGATACCCACAAGGGCTTGCCTTCTTCTAGCCAATTCCTGGGCCCAGAAGCCCCGGATAAGATGCAGGTTTTGCTCTCCGATCTAGCTAAAAAAAGAACTGTAAGAGCTCGCCTAGCGAAAGATAAAATAAAAGTAGCGCATATTGTTCCTCAAATTGCCTGTGGAGGCCATGCTCCCACGCGCTTATTACAGAATTTAGTGCTTCATCATAATTCTTTAAATATTGAACCCATGGTAATAAGTACAGAAATATTAACTGAAAATCTTTTAGAATATCCCTACAATTTTTATACCTCTTCATCTTCTTTGCAAAGAGGGGAGCCGCTAATCTACCAATTCCAAACTTTAGGGGTTTCTACTCTTATCCATGAAAAGCCGACGACTTATTTGCATAGAGCTCATCATTTAAGCTCTTTACTCAAAGAGGCTAAAATAGATGTAGCAGTTTTCCATGGTCCCGATACGGTTAATACGCTGGCGGCGCAGATGGTAGATGTGCCGCTAAGGGTTTTATTAGAGCATGGTAGTCAGCCTACTTATCCCGGCTTTGACCTAGCTATTGTTAGTACAGATACAGCTGTAGAAGTTTACCAAGACTTGTACAAAAAAATTCGTACGCAAGTTGTTGCGTTGCCTTTTGCTTTGGATGTCCGAAAAAACTGGCTTCCTCAGCCTTATGAAAAAAAATCTTTAGGGTTACCTGAGGATAGCCTGGTGATGACTACTATATCCACTAAATTAGATACACGGCTGACAAATGAGCTATGTTATGCCATCGCTGAAATTCTTCAAAAAGTCCCTCAGGCTGTCTATGCCCCTATAGGAGCTATTAGCAATTTGGAAAGAATAAGAAAAATATTTAGAGAATATGGGGTAGATAATCGTTTCTATTATCTAGGGCCCCTGGCTAATCCCAGTCAATATGCACGCTCTATGCATCTATATTTAAATGAGTTTCCTTTTGGAAGTTGTTTGGCTATTTTAGATGCAATGGCTTCGGGTTGTCCTGTAGTCACTATGTTTGATGTTAAGGGTCCTCAGCAAGCTCGCTATGGGGGGATTTTTATGGGAATCGATCGGGCTGTAACTACGGGAAAGAAAGAGGAATATATTCAGCTTGCTTGCCATTTGCTAACCAATCCAGCCATGCATAAAGAGTGGTCTCATCATGCAAAAAAGCAATATGAGCAATTTGCTGATGTTAAAAGATATGTAAAGTCATTTGAAGAAATTATTTTTAAAGCCTACGGAGAATTTTAATCTTTAGGCACATCTGCCATTTGGCAAGAGGATCATTCGCTTGGATGAATAAAAGTTTAAACGGAAGTTCCATTTTTTTATAAAGTTAAAGTGAGTAATTGGCTTATTATTAAACCCTTAAGATTTTCTTTATTAAAAATTGTAGTCGCCAAAAAATTACTTAGGCTGGTTTTCAGCAAATTCCAGAACCACGTCCCCAAAATAGACAAATGCTTGAGGCCTTAAAGATAGAGTTACCAAAAGTTTTGCCAAAAAATCAGGCGCATGTAGTCACTAGGAAAAAATGCCGGTAACAAATATAAGCTGTTAACAATCAATAAATTGTTTACTACCGTTGGTCTCTAAAAAAATGGAACTTTCGTTATAATGGCAAGAAGTTTCTCTCTTTTTCTGCAGATTGCTAGGCTGGGAGAACAACCTTTCTTGACAGGAAGAAGCTAGGCGTATTGTATTCCATCATACGGTAGAAGAATTAAAACATTGCGCCAAAAAGAGCCGTTTTTCTCAAATAAGGCAAAGGATCAATCTCCTTCTTATAACCAAATCAAAATTGCCGCGTCACTTAATCCTCAAAACCTGTGGCTGCTCCTAAATGCTTGGAAGGCCCCCCCTTTCCTTAAATCTATCTGAAATAAAAGCGTGGTAGATTATCTGCGAGTTATTTTTCCTTGATAAGGATACGAATTGTTTTGACTTGCTTTTTTAATTTTTTTATATTGCTTTAAAAAATAAAAATGCTGAAAAGTCATCACTACCCAAGGAAATAAGATGTATCCTATCTCATTGACATCTATCGAAAGCTTGCCCAATGAATTGCTGCTCCCTATCTTAGAGGCCTGCGCAGTTCCTTCCTTATTTAGCGTCTGTAAAAGATGGCAACATCTGTTGGCTTCTGAAGTGATGCCTTCTCTTTATAAACAAATAGGTAAAGTACATGTTTCCCAAGGGGATATTAACAAGCAGGCTTTTATTTTAGATAGGATTTATGAGCTGGATGATAGGCTTTCTGAAGGAGAAAAAGCTAAGGCAATCTTTAAGGAGGCCTTTACTCTAGCTAAATCCCTTGCTCCTGCGGAGCTAGAATTTAAATGGAAAACCCAGGAAAAAAGGTGTTTTACTCTGGCTAATTACTCTTCTTATCTCTTAAATATTAATCGCCTTTTACTTTGGAAAAAACTTCCTGGGGGAGCGGAATACTTAAGTCAAGAAAAAATCAAGTATTTACCTTTAGAAAAACAAGGGGAGCTTCTTAGAGGTTGGATTGAAGAAAATTGTAATAACTTCACAGATTTAGATTTATCTGGAGTAGGCTTGACTTATTTACCCCCAGAAATATGCCAGTTATCTCAGCTGCAAACCCTTGACTTATATCAAAACCAGCTCACCACCCTGCCTGCAGAAATTGGACAGCTGTCTCAGCTGCAAGAGCTTCACTTAAGAGAAAACCAGCTCACCGCCCTGCCTGCAGAAATCGGGCAGCTGTATGAGCTGCAAGAGCTTCACTTAAGAGAAAACCAGCTCACCAGCCTTCCTGCAGAAATCGGGCAGCTGTTTAAGCTGCAAACGCTTGACTTAAGTGAAAACCAGCTCACCGCTCTGCCTGCAGAAACAGGCCAATTGTCTCAGCTGCTATGGCTTGATTCAAGCCAAAACCAGCTCACCAGTCTGCCTGCAGAAATCGGGCAGCTGTCTCAGCTGCAAGAGATTGATTTAAGCCAAAACCAGCTCATCAGCCTTCCTGCAGAAATCGGGCAATTGTCTCAGCTGCAAAGGCTTTACTTAAATCAAAACCAGCTCACCAGTCTGCCTGCAGAAATCGGGCAGCTGTCTCAGCTGCAAGAGATTGATTTAAGCCAAAACCAGCTCATCAGCCTTCCTGCAGAAATCGGGCAATTGTCTCAGCTGCAAAGGCTTCACTTAAGAGAAAACCAGCTCACCACCCTGCCTGCAGAAATCGGGCAGCTGTCTCAGCTGATATCGCTTGGCTTAAGAGAAAACCAGATCACCGCTCTGCCTGCAAAAATAGGACGGTTGTCTCGGCTGGAAGAGCTTTACTTGCATCAAAACCAGCTCACCAGCCTGCCTGTAGAAATCGGGCAGCTGTCTCGGCTTACCAAGCTTGAACTAGCAGAAAATCCTTTGGAAGATATTGCAGACAGAATATGGCAGCTTTTTCTATTTAGAATAGCCGTAAGTGATCTTTAAATTGGGGTGAGCTAAAATGAAATAAAAACTTTTAGCCATCTTATCTTTAAGCAAGTCATCCGCTTTCCTTCCCGCAACTTAAGTAAGCTTAAGCTAACCTACACATCTATAATGACAAGAAGTTTCTCTCTTTTTCTGCAGAGTGTTATAACTGGGAGAACAGCTTTCCTTGACAGCAAGAAACTGGCGTATTGTATTCCACCCCTCGGTAGAAGAATTAAAACAAGGCACCAAAAAGAGCCGTTTTTCTCAAATAAGGCAAAGAATCAATCTCCTTCTTTTAGCTAAACCAAAATTGCTGTGTCACTTAATCGCCAAAACCTGTGGCTGCTCCTAAATGCTTGGGAGGCCCCCCCTTTCCTTAAATCTATCTGAAATAAAAGCGTGGTAGATTATCTACGAGTTATTTTTCATTGATAAGGATACGAATTGGTTTGACTTGCTTTTTCAATTTTTTCTATATTGCCTTTAATAAATAAAAATGCTGAAAATTCATCACTACCCAAGGAAATAAAATGCATCCTATCTCTTCGGCCTCTATTGAAAGCTTGCCTAATGA
Coding sequences within it:
- a CDS encoding leucine-rich repeat domain-containing protein, producing MYPISLTSIESLPNELLLPILEACAVPSLFSVCKRWQHLLASEVMPSLYKQIGKVHVSQGDINKQAFILDRIYELDDRLSEGEKAKAIFKEAFTLAKSLAPAELEFKWKTQEKRCFTLANYSSYLLNINRLLLWKKLPGGAEYLSQEKIKYLPLEKQGELLRGWIEENCNNFTDLDLSGVGLTYLPPEICQLSQLQTLDLYQNQLTTLPAEIGQLSQLQELHLRENQLTALPAEIGQLYELQELHLRENQLTSLPAEIGQLFKLQTLDLSENQLTALPAETGQLSQLLWLDSSQNQLTSLPAEIGQLSQLQEIDLSQNQLISLPAEIGQLSQLQRLYLNQNQLTSLPAEIGQLSQLQEIDLSQNQLISLPAEIGQLSQLQRLHLRENQLTTLPAEIGQLSQLISLGLRENQITALPAKIGRLSRLEELYLHQNQLTSLPVEIGQLSRLTKLELAENPLEDIADRIWQLFLFRIAVSDL
- a CDS encoding glycosyltransferase yields the protein MQEYLKNFFEFYSRGDLVAAVSQIIYSPEPTYDTLQPANEWVKQVINFVDAAVFGKSLEARYQLMLINHLKQDHPPLYEKAINDLKVEESFLLFLLSFACQEKEPSGLGKNAPPFLEKIFQAEQGRIPLSPEAIKEILVLVPNNFKTLFEFHLRMAAGWQHLLQCKSSYLLSLNCQYGEAHPWYPLQYSLFPPSLEELPLDRIPVIFFEPLKEDLTNFLEKFKECPAVFAFTSLAIFFQMLQFPAFVQAAGEAHHLIYILEFYPHAQISFQNFKDFLGKEFYPIFFIPTSHLRVYAPALMQALQACFSQPYSEFNVDTPLGNGLYEIAKRLRFSIQQDRLGFSRLPALYMREGQLKWYDTHKGLPSSSQFLGPEAPDKMQVLLSDLAKKRTVRARLAKDKIKVAHIVPQIACGGHAPTRLLQNLVLHHNSLNIEPMVISTEILTENLLEYPYNFYTSSSSLQRGEPLIYQFQTLGVSTLIHEKPTTYLHRAHHLSSLLKEAKIDVAVFHGPDTVNTLAAQMVDVPLRVLLEHGSQPTYPGFDLAIVSTDTAVEVYQDLYKKIRTQVVALPFALDVRKNWLPQPYEKKSLGLPEDSLVMTTISTKLDTRLTNELCYAIAEILQKVPQAVYAPIGAISNLERIRKIFREYGVDNRFYYLGPLANPSQYARSMHLYLNEFPFGSCLAILDAMASGCPVVTMFDVKGPQQARYGGIFMGIDRAVTTGKKEEYIQLACHLLTNPAMHKEWSHHAKKQYEQFADVKRYVKSFEEIIFKAYGEF